From Cydia strobilella chromosome 7, ilCydStro3.1, whole genome shotgun sequence, one genomic window encodes:
- the LOC134743032 gene encoding GTPase Era, mitochondrial: MSTIMLNALRMTYSKAIVFRAVYYSSLPEHASKTINKVVNVAIIGAPNSGKSTLINNIVERKICAASNKVHTTTKLVRAMCFQNDTQIIFLDTPGVATEKEQKRYKLPESMINACHKSLRCADVIGVVHDISNKWTKDNLQSDVVNMLHNAQNIPSFLIINKIDRLESKRQLLSVIRNLTNGMIAGQPVQNPETDSRKKKRERGYSHFSDIFLVSALNGDGVKDIKDYLISNAKPASLHFSREEWTDQTPESLIEEAVRAKFLDFLAQELPYNLKIELEYYEDLEEKIICSVAVECPSDRIARLISGAGGGRLQQIKSQTRNDLVDLFKKPVVISIQLKVQPKP, translated from the exons ATGTCCACAATCATGTTGAATGCTCTTCGTATGACATACAGCAAAGCAATTGTCTTCCGCGCAGTGTATTATTCTTCTCTGCCCGAACACGCGAGTAAAACTATTAACAAAGTTGTAAACGTTGCCATAATTGGTGCCCCTAACTCAGGGAAGAGTACTCTAATCAATAACATTGTCGAGAGAAAG aTATGCGCTGCTTCAAATAAAGTCCACACTACCACAAAGTTAGTTAGGGCAATGTGTTTTCAAAATGAcactcaaattatttttctagACACACCAGGGGTTGCTACTGAAAAGGAACAGAAAAG ATACAAGCTGCCAGAGTCAATGATAAACGCTTGTCACAAAAGCCTAAGATGTGCAGACGTGATAGGTGTGGTACATGACATCTCCAACAAGTGGACCAAAGACAACCTGCAGTCTGATGTAGTCAACATGCTGCATAATGCTCAGAATATACCTAGTTTTCTAATTATCAATAAA ATAGACAGATTGGAATCAAAGAGGCAGCTTTTGTCTGTGATAAGGAATTTGACCAATGGAATGATAGCTGGGCAACCTGTTCAAAACCCTGAGACTGATAGCAGAAAAAAGAAAAGAGAGAGGGGTTATAGCCACTTCTCTGACATTTTCTTGGTATCAGCTTTAAATGGAGATGGAGTGAAAGACATAAAG GATTACCTCATCAGTAACGCCAAGCCTGCTTCTCTGCACTTTTCTCGAGAAGAATGGACTGACCAAACACCAGAATCGTTAATAGAAGAAGCAGTTCGGGCCAAGTTTCTAGATTTCCTGGCTCAGGAGCTGCCTtataacctcaaaattgagCTAGAATATTACGAGGACCTTGAAGAAAAAATTATCTGTTCTGTCGCTGTAGAATGCCCTTCCGACAGAATAGCTAGACTTATATCTGGAGCTGGTGGGGGCAGGCTTCAACAAATCAAATCACAAACTAGGAATGATTTAGTAGATCTTTTTAAGAAACCTGTTGTTATTAGTATTCAATTGAAAGTTCAACCTAAACCATAA
- the LOC134743033 gene encoding histone-lysine N-methyltransferase 2D: MSEIKYKKEILSAIDHLRSRKSRPDINRICKFMLKCYKVAPKYTKADLKRCLKEKSIYKVDYKDNESYRNAAKWRRKSSQNNKMSSAIATSERRIITSAIATLIYQDQSYLENGIAFDELVREAASQESKYSKKQLETIVNKELSSGSLVKLPNGNLALGPADHDGDSSDSFKFDYNVESNTKMTSSANSSCRSSPQRMRGRPKKRGGGSSSTGPSNSMNRNAGVRVGERRKMAKKVFDPSDNNVPSKRKRGRPVGSLNKSTIKKRLLITGQGSKDKEGTPLSESQMSLDGSGDELEQDEPTPNETSGGVCSVCHIQKSRGSNDRLIECRDCNNKAHLNCLHSGSGILKPRPDNTWQCPHCKTCVVCCETNDAGILTVCSICSDAYHALCHTPRIPERQKAWDQWECNNCLESRPTVVGSPAIIRSSLEYSIQGSPPVEPFLKPHELDRSESKLAEEVPMDPRIPDITNWTTDDVYDYFMENFAEAAPLLKEQEFDGHALSMARRADIVRGLGLPLGPALNLYRIVVKLQTRKDDWTMCWG, from the exons ATGTCAGAGATAAAGTATAAAAAAGAAATTTTGTCGGCGATAGACCATTTGCGTTCAAGAAAATCGAGACCAGACATCAACCGAATTTGCAAGTTTATGTTAAAGTGCTACAAAGTTGCCCCGAAATACACTAAAGCAGATCTTAAACGTTGCCTCAAGGAGAAGAGTATTTACAAAGTTGATTATAAAGATAATGAGAGCTACAGAAACGCTGCAAAGTGGCGAAGGAAATCGAGCCAAAACAACA AAATGTCATCTGCAATAGCAACAAGTGAACGGCGAATAATTACCTCGGCAATAGCCACTCTAATCTATCAAGATCAGAGCTACCTCGAGAATGGGATTGCATTTGATGAACTTGTACGGGAGGCTGCTTCCCAAGAATCTAAATACTCCAAGAAACAGTTGGAGACCAttgtaaataaagagttgtcTTCGGGTAGTCTTGTGAAGCTACCAAATGGAAACTTGGCATTGGGCCCTGCTGATCATGATGGTGACAGTTCTGACAGCTTTAAGTTTGACTACAATGTTGAGTCAAATACTAAG ATGACTTCCTCAGCAAATTCTTCATGTCGATCATCACCCCAACGAATGCGGGGACGACCAAAAAAACGCGGCGGCGGTTCCTCCAGTACTGGGCCGAGCAACAGCATGAATAGAAATGCCGGCGTCCGAGTGGGTGAAAGACGAAAAATGGCCAAAAAAGTCTTTGACCCGTCAGACAACAATGTTCCTAGCAAACGCAAAAGAGGAAGACCTGTAGGGTCCCTTAACAAGAGCACTATTAAAAAACGCCTTCTAATTACGGGACAGGGAAGCAAGGACAAGGAAGGCACACCCCTTTCTGAAAGCCAAATGTCTTTAGACGGAAGTGGCGATGAGCTGGAGCAAGATGAACCAACACCCAATGAGACTTCTGGAGGAGTTTGTTCAGTATGCCATATTCAAAAATCTCGCGGATCCAATGACAGGCTTATTGAATGCAGAGACTGCAATAATAAGGCACATTTAAACTGCCTGCATTCAGGATCTGGCATATTGAAACCTAGGCCAGATAATACCTGGCAATGTCCACATTGCAAAACCTGTGTAGTTTGCTGTGAGACTAATGATGCT GGGATATTAACAGTATGCAGCATATGTTCAGACGCATATCACGCGCTTTGCCACACACCACGCATTCCAGAGCGGCAAAAAGCGTGGGACCAATGGGAATGCAACAACTGCCTGGAGTCACGACCCACAGTCGTTGGCTCGCCGGCTATCATTCGTAGCAGCCTAGAGTACAGTATTCAAGGATCGCCTCCCGTCGAACCATTCCTGAAACCCCATGAGTTGGATAGATCTGAATCTAAACTTGCAGAAGAGGTGCCTATGGATCCAAGGATACCTGATATAACTAATTGGACAACAGATGACGTTTATGACTATTTTATGGAGAATTTTGCAGAAGCTGCTCCATTGCTAAAGGAACAG GAATTCGATGGACATGCATTGAGCATGGCACGGCGAGCCGACATCGTGAGAGGCTTGGGGCTGCCTCTCGGTCCAGCACTCAACTTGTACCGCATTGTAGTCAAGCTGCAAACGAGGAAAGACGACTGGACAATGTGTTGGGGTTAG